The Winogradskyella schleiferi genome contains the following window.
TTTTAACCTCTCGTGCATCTTCAAAATTCGGAAATATTAAAACCCTTATTGTTATCAATTTTTTCTGGATGACTTTGTGTTTCTATGCGTTTTTTATGGTAACGCCATTTCAATTTTATGTCGCGGCTGGTTTTGTTGGTTTGGTCATGGGAGGCGTACAGTCTTTAGCACGATCTACTTATTCCAAATTTTTGCCAGAGACTGAAGATACGACTTCATATTTCAGTTTTTATGACGTGGCTGAAAAGATAGGTATTGTCATCGGAATGGGAATTTTTGCCACTATTGATCAAGTTACAGGTAGTATGCGGAATGCCATTTTGTTTTTGGTTATCTTTTTTCTAGCTGGAATTCTGCTGTTATTTAGAGTGCCAAGAATAGCATCAGATAACGAAGTTCATTATAATGACTAATTTTTAGCTAACTTACCAATATACGATCATATAATTTTCCAATATCATTAGTTTACATTCAAGAAATCTTCTTTCATGAAAAAATATGTTTTACTTTCAATTTTATCTGTTGTATTATTAATGTCTTGTGATGATAACGTTCATTTAACGATAGACAATCCAACTGAATTTTCGATAGAAGTTGTTATAGATACGCTGAAGTATGCAGTACCTCCTAAAGATGTGGTTCGTTTAGAAATACTAAAAGGAGAGCACCAACTCACTTTAGAAAATGACAGTATCATAAAGTATAACTTCACAGATGAGGCATATATGATTAACCCATCATTATCAGAGTATTTATTATCTGATGAATATTATGGACCTAAAAGGTTTCAAGATTCTTATGCATCGAAATTGACGAATAAAAAAGTGTCGTTTATTGGGATGACCATCGAAGGGAATTATAAAGTCATTAGCGATGTAATCAACAAAGTGACTTGGGATTACGGTCCAAGAGAGTCCATACCAAAACGTATAAAAATCGATGAGGATAAATCTTATACAAGTTTAATAAAGGCTTATGATTCAAACGAATTTAAGGAATTAATTATGAGTACACGCTCAGGAGAAGACTAGTTAGTCCATTATTTATCAAAAAAAAAGACCAGCAAAGCCAGTCCTTTTTTTCAATTTTTGATTGGGTGATAAACGTTAATTACTAACACTACCAGACCCGGTAATTTTGGTATCTTTATTAGTTGGTTTTCCAGAATACTTCACATCTCCAGAACCTGTAATTCTTGCTACAAGTTCACCATTGCACACCACATCTGCTGAACCAGAACCTGTGATTTTAGCCGTAACGTTGGTACTGTTTAATTCCTTCCCATCAAAATCTCCAGAACCTGTAACTTTTACGGTTAAATCTTTGGTAGAACCTTCTAGCTCAATATCCCCAGAACCTGCAATGCTACTCTGTATATCTTGCGCTTCAACATTTAAATTTATATCTCCCGAACCTGCCAGAGATACCTTAAAGTTCTTTGCTTCAATAGTGTCACCACTTTCAATATCACCATAACCAGACAATGAAACAGAATCAATGGATTCAAACGGAATGGTAACCACAATATTTTGACTTGGTTCTAAATTATAGCCATCTTTCACCTTAACCACAAGATGCTTACCTTTTACTTCTACGATAATATATTCCATTAGGTTAGCGTCTC
Protein-coding sequences here:
- a CDS encoding head GIN domain-containing protein yields the protein MKSLQSITALIFLLSTTLSCAQWGNGKKIKGDNSITTTSRTTSSYESIKAAGPMDFKLVKGNEGQIFIQGDANLMEYIIVEVKGKHLVVKVKDGYNLEPSQNIVVTIPFESIDSVSLSGYGDIESGDTIEAKNFKVSLAGSGDINLNVEAQDIQSSIAGSGDIELEGSTKDLTVKVTGSGDFDGKELNSTNVTAKITGSGSADVVCNGELVARITGSGDVKYSGKPTNKDTKITGSGSVSN